Proteins encoded together in one Amphiprion ocellaris isolate individual 3 ecotype Okinawa chromosome 14, ASM2253959v1, whole genome shotgun sequence window:
- the fryb gene encoding protein furry homolog isoform X2, whose product MSLEDVTSTASLGAESADTDHCNGHSLSQGQDQDLEKQSQGQDGIVLERIASMSLDMIDPSDFTGRFTKFQSRSRKRTRIIGASPVGLKPPLPPVSGTLGERKGPVVMAPVNVDPESKPGEFVLKSLFANFTLLSERKIRIIMAEPLEKPLNKSLQRGEDPQFDQLISSMSSLAEYCLPSILKTLFDWYKRQNGLEDESHEYRPRANTKSKNDEQQKDYLLERRDLAIDFIFSLVLIEVLKQIPLHPLLDGLIQEVINLAFKHFKYKEGYLGPNTGNMHIVADLYAEVVGVVAQSRFPAVRKKFISELKELRQKEQSPYVIQSTISLIMGLKFFRIKMYPVEDFEASFQFMQECAQYFLEVKDKDIKHSLAGLFVEILVPVAATVKNEVNVPCLRNFVESLYDTTLDLSSRKKHSLALYPLVTCLLCVSQKQFFLSRWHIFLNNCLSNLKNKDPKMARVALESLYRLLWVYMIRIKCESNTGTQSRLTSITSTLFPKGSRSVVPRDMPLNIFVKIIQFIAQERLDFAMKEIIFDLLSVGKPAKAFSLNPERMNIGLRAFLVIADALQQKDGEPPMPNTGATLPSGNSLKKKKTYLSKTLTEEEAKLIGMSLYYSQVRKALDNILRHLDKEVGRCMMLTSVQMLNKEPEDMITGERKPKIDLFRTCVAAIPRILPDGMSKPELIDLLSRLTVHMDDELRLISQNSLQSLLLDFSDWREDVLFGYTHFLLREVQDTHQGLQDASVKLLLQLLTQWRLALQLQGKMRGGVEASPRLPERSPHCSVLHAVEGLALLLLCSCQISTRKLAVGVLREIRCLFTALGHAEDDDKPMIEVMDQLSPAVMDSFVHVAVSDSSTLPLSHHVDLQWLVEWTARLVSSSYDVKSPSHVWIFAQCLKDPWVLCLHIFLRQEHLPKHCPIALGYAWPYAFTRLQLLLPLVDPNSPVNAKKTSTAGSSDSYISLWRNYLILCLGVAKPSIMSPGHLRASTPEITATTPDGSVTYDNKVIGTPSVAWLLKQLVPLMRAESLEITESLVLGFGCTNALVFRELVEELHPLMKEALERRPENKKRRERRDLLRLQLLRIFELLANAGVISDSTNGALERDSLALGALFLEYVDLTRMLLEAENEKELDVLKDIRAHFSGMVANLIQCVPVHHRRFLFPQQSLRHHLFILFSQWAGPFSVMFTPLDRYSDRNHQITRYQYCALKAMSAVLCCGPVFDNVGLSTDGYLYKWLDNILACHDLRVHRLGCEVVILLLELNPDQINLFNWAVDRCFTGSYQLASGCFKAIATVCGNRNYPCDLVTLLNLVLFKASDTSREIYEISMQLMQVLESKLCAYSKRMVEQKPGNILYGTHGPLPPLYSVNLSQLSIQLASMYPELTLPLFSEVSQRFPTTHPNGRQIMLSYLLPWLSNIELVDTGLLPPASSPCTPEEEPHGQAQGLGLSPSLRGNGWGSLQATSLVLNNLMFMTAKYGDEVPGPEIENAWNALVSNERWSNNLRITLQFLISLCGVSSDTTLLPYIKKVVIYLCRNNTIQTMEELLFELQQTDPVNPVVLHCDNPPFYRFAASNKASTSQTGTTSSSNTVVAGQDNLPDTDESKLVRESEERRARAHNRLESRYSNSSGGSYEDEKNDPLPPYAGWVLSVLETNHPQPLPMPVNGGCWAPLVDYLPETITPRGPLHRCNIAVIFMTEMVVDHSVREDWALHLPLLLHALFLGLDHYRPEVYEHSKRLLLHLLIALSCNNNFQVIASVLMLTREISDNKTLTIKSSYHTEYQQSHAPDFLREWQASPVVDSGLSSTSNSSSASLGGGSTAGSVGNLPLVTPDDLEDLEDTPNETDEKTNKLIEFLSTSAWSTVLLLLRAFGPLWVHEDITPKNPNSKSTEQLSNFLRHVVSVFKESKSDFHLEQQLSDVALQTALCSSSRHYAGRSFQIFRALKQPINNHAVSDLVSRLVEVVGEHGDEVQGYVMEVLLTLESVVVNLAECLKNSDLMAALTRTSSPDFVTSDKLMNRKSTGQLNFPGPGFGGLSSQRHQRSYSVPKKFGECGNQSSDPPRSATLDRIQACNSHGLARMGRTPGSCTSSTNRIDPSVLSDPAHVSHPSSILATVFWVAVSLMESDFEFEYQMSLRLVHKLLSKVPLDRAENRERLEKLQAQLRWSGFSGIQQLLLKGFTSQATSDLTLQLFCQLTPVSRVPVVDSSQSIGFPLNVLCLLPHLVQHFGHPTQFCKESAERIAQVCLVEKNTKLSHLAHVMTLYKTRSYTRDPFSWVSVVCRYLHEAFSDITLNMVTYMAELLDKGLPSMQQSLLQIIYCLLSHMDLTAVQVKQFNADVIKTIEKFVQTIHWKDALNILKLVVSRSASLVHPVYGHSQGDLSNLEVSRVWDGSAKALPGKTLDFTFDISETPVIGRRFDELQGSGGREGKARVMAVTRSTSSTSSGSNSNTILVPVSWRRPQSSQKRTREKLVNVLSLCGQEVGLTKNPSVIFSSCGDLDMMEVRESGVSSEEGGTREDTLDDTASEQQFRVFRDFDFLDVELEDGEGETVDNFNWGVRRRSLDSTELGDLLEESQHSGSTPSLGHEDPHDSDESSEEEESSTSQSLSHSQLTNPSPSEETNHTDSLSTSYDTSADPQSFNATTPGQGVLHDDHSGLHGRVCGEDEDTQAQDDELSLSANELPHGSDCGESFTLELPGQPQDHPPNLNRGLNPDYCQPPLDFLDPNCLPSLRDDVDDLEDLGFPPPPSPFFSAILAAFQPIVCDDAEEAWRCHINQLVTDSDGSCAVYTFQVFSSLFKNIQGKFCTLTTDVATYLGEGLRGIGSKFLRSSQMLTTCSDCPTIYIDADTIMSYGLLEKMKFSALELQEYLDTYNTKEEAAVSWLRNCKDTFPRCPGDSVVTCQPGDSEEKQMESLAQLELCQRLYKLHFQLLLLFQSYCSLIGQVHAISSVPELLNMSRELTDLKTSLQAAEAAVASDLEHKHLAHTHAHATQVAAMVVPSFPTSEAAVQAILECLKNHEFTKAVRYIQECRRQWPHGVFGGSSESEVQTLLNVYFRHQTLGQTGTIALVGSRQDLSLICSKLLELNGEIRDMIRRAQGYRVVTTYLPDSSASGTSL is encoded by the exons CCTCTCCAGTGGGACTGAAGCCGCCCCTCCCACCAGTCAGTGGAACCCTGGGAGAAAGGAAGGGTCCTGTCGTCATGGCGCCCGTCAATGTGGACCCCGAGAGCAAGCCGGGCGAGTTCGTCCTAAAAAGCTTGTTTGCGAACTTCACCTTGCTCTCTGAACGCAAGATCCGTATCATCATGGCTGAACCACTG GAGAAGCCTCTTAACAAATCTCTGCAGAGAGGGGAAGACCCACAGTTCGACCAG ctgatcagCAGTATGAGTTCTCTAGCAGAATACTGCCTCCCATCCATCCTGAAGACTCTGTTTGACTGGTACAAGAGGCAGAACGGCCTCGAAGACGAGTCCCATGAGTATCGACCCAGGGCCAACACCAAGTCAAAAAA TGATGAGCAACAAAAGGATTATTTACTGGAGCGGAGGGATCTGGCAATAGATTTCATCTTTTCACTAGTGCTTATAGAAGTTTTGAAACAG ATTCCGCTCCATCCTCTTTTGGATGGACTCATCCAAGAAGTTATAAATCTGGCCTTCAAGCACTTCAAATACAAGGAGGG GTATCTGGGGCCCAACACAGGCAACATGCACATAGTGGCTGACCTCTATGCTGAAGTAGTGGGAGTTGTAGCTCAGTCAAG GTTCCCAGCAGTGAGGAAGAAGTTCATCTCTGAGCTCAAGGAGCTCAGACAGAAGGAGCAGAGCCCGTATGTCATCCAGTCCACCATCAGCCTCATTATGGGACTAAAGTTTTTCCGCATCAAAATGTACCCAGTGGAAGACTTTGAAGCTTCCTTCCAGTTCATGCAG GAGTGTGCACAGTATTTCTTGGAAGTGAAGGATAAAGACATTAAGCATTCATTAGCTGGACTCTTTGTGGAAATACTTGTACCTGTAGCTGCT ACTGTGAAGAATGAGGTGAACGTACCATGTCTACGGAATTTTGTAGAAAGTTTGTATGATACCACCCTGGACCTGTCCTCTAGGAAGAAACACTCTCTG GCTCTGTATCCTCTGGTGACCTGCCTGCTGTGTGTCAGTCAGAAGCAGTTCTTCCTCAGCCGCTGGCACATATTCCTCAACAACTGCCTGTCGAACCTCAAG AATAAAGACCCAAAGATGGCACGTGTGGCTCTTGAATCTCTCTACCGcctgctgtgggtttacatgatcCGAATAAAGTGTGAGAGCAACACTGGAACACAGAG CCGTCTGACGTCCATCACTTCCACTCTGTTCCCCAAAGGGAGTCGTAGCGTTGTTCCAAGAGACATGCCCCTCAATATTTTTGTCAAGATTATCCAGTTTATTGCACAG GAGAGACTGGATTTCGCCATGAAGGAGATCATATTTGACCTGTTGAGCGTCGGGAAGCCTGCCAAAGCCTTCAGTCTCAACCCGGAG CGAATGAACATAGGTCTCCGGGCGTTCCTGGTGATAGCAGATGCTCTGCAACAGAAGGACGGAGAGCCTCCTATGCCCAACACAGGAGCCACTCTGCCCTCTGGAAACtctctgaagaagaaaaaaacttatcTCAGCAAGACGCTCACTGAAGAGGAAGCCAAGCTAATAG GCATGTCCTTGTACTACTCCCAGGTGCGTAAGGCTTTGGACAACATTCTCAGGCATTTGGACAAGGAGGTGGGTCGTTGTATGATGCTCACCAGCGTCCAAATGCTCAACAAAGAACCAGAGGACATGATCAC TGGTGAAAGGAAGCCCAAAATCGACCTGTTCAGGACATGTGTGGCTGCCATTCCTCGTATCCTTCCCGATGGCATGTCCAAACCGGAGCTTATTGACTTGCTCTCACG ACTGACAGTGCACATGGACGATGAACTTCGTCTTATTTCCCAAAACTCCCTTCAGAGCCTGTTGCTTGATTTCTCGGACTGGAGAGAAGATGTCCTGTTTGGTTACACACATTTCCTTTTACGTGAG GTCCAAGACACTCATCAGGGTCTGCAGGATGCATCTGTGAAGCTCCTTCTCCAGCTGCTCACACAGTGGAGATTAGCTCTGCAGCTCCAGGGGAAGATGCGAGGTGGAGTTGAG GCCAGCCCCAGACTGCCTGAGCGAAGCCCTCATTGCTCAGTGCTACATGCGGTTGAGGGCCTggctctgctgctcctctgctcGTGCCAAATCAGCACAAGGAAACTAGCAGTCGGGGTGTTAAGAGAAATACGTTGCCTCTTCACAGCTCTGGGACATGCTGAG GACGATGACAAACCTATGATAGAGGTCATGGACCAGCTGAGCCCAGCTGTAATGGACAGCTTTGTTCATGTGGCTGTTTCTGACTCA TCCACGTTGCCCCTCAGCCACCACGTTGACCTCCAGTGGCTGGTGGAGTGGACGGCTCGACTGGTGAGCAGTTCGTACGACGTGAAGAGCCCCAGCCACGTTTGGATCTTTGCCCAGTGTCTGAAGGACCCGTGGGTGCTCTGTCTGCACATCTTCTTGCGACAGGAGCACCTACCCAAACACTGTCCCATCGCTCTGGGATACGCCTGGCCCTACGCTTTCACACGGCTACAGCTGCTACTGCCACTTGTTGACCCCAA CAGTCCAGTGAATGCTAAGAAAACCAGCACAGCAGGCTCCAGCGACAGCTACATCTCACTGTGGCGTAACTACCTGATCCTCTGTCTAGGTGTGGCTAAGCCGAGCATCATGTCTCCTGGACACCTAAGAGCTTCTACACCTGAGATCACTGCCACCACACCTGACGGCAGCGTCACCTATGACAacaag gtgaTAGGAACTCCCTCTGTGGCCTGGCTTCTAAAACAGCTTGTCCCACTGATGAGAGCAGAGAGTCTGGAGATCACAGAGTCTCTGGTGCTGGGATTTGGATGCACAAATGCTCTGGTCTTCAG ggAACTAGTCGAAGAACTCCATCCACTGATGAAGGAAGCACTGGAACGTAGGCCTGAG AACAAGAAGCGTAGAGAGAGACGGGATCTTctgaggctgcagctgctgaggaTCTTTGAGCTGTTGGCCAATGCAGGAGTTATCAGTGACAG CACCAATGGAGCTCTAGAGCGTGATTCCCTAGCACTGGGTGCCTTGTTCCTTGAGTATGTGGACCTAACCCGGATGCTTTTGGAGGCTGAGAATGAGAAGGAACTGGATGTGCTTAAAGACATCAGAGCCCATTTCAGTGGGATGGTGGCCAATCTCATCCAATGTGTTCCTg TCCACCATAGGCGCTTCCTCTTCCCTCAACAGTCTCTGAGGCACCATCTCTTCATTCTCTTTAGCCAATGGGCTGGACCATTCAGTGTTATGTTTACTCCCCTCGATCGTTACAGCGACCGCAACCACCAGATCACTCGCTACCAGTACTGTGCTCTCAAG GCCATGTCAGCAGTTCTGTGTTGTGGTCCAGTTTTTGACAATGTGGGCCTCTCTACTGATGGTTATCTCTACAAATGGCTTGACAACATCTTGGCCTGTCACGACCTGCGG GTGCACCGTCTAGGATGTGAGGTGGTCATCCTGCTTTTAGAACTGAACCCAGACCAAATCAATCTCTTCAACTGGGCTGTAGATCGCTGCTTCACTGGATCATACCAACTGGCATCTGGCTGCTTCAAAGCTATCGCCACAGTCTGTGGTAACAG GAACTACCCATGCGACCTGGTGACCCTGCTCAATCTGGTGCTGTTCAAGGCCTCAGACACTAGCAGGGAAATATACGAGATCTCAATGCAGCTGATGCAG GTGCTGGAGTCGAAGCTGTGTGCATACTCCAAGCGAATGGTGGAGCAAAAACCTGGTAATATTTTATATGGAACACACGGCCCCCTGCCTCCCCTTTACAGCGTCAACCTGTCTCAGCTCTCCATCCAGCTTGCCAGCATGTACCCAGAGCTCACTCTGCCTCTTTTCTCAG AGGTGAGCCAACGTTTCCCAACCACCCATCCTAATGGCAGACAGATCATGCTGTCCTACCTGCTACCTTGGCTGAGTAACATTGAGCTAGTTGACACGGGTCTCCTGCCCCCTGCATCAAGCCCCTGCACCCCAGAGGAGGAGCCTCATGGTCAGGCACAGGGCCTTGGTCTGTCCCCCAGTCTGAGAGGTAACGGCTGGGGCTCCTTGCAGGCAACTTCACTGGTGCTCAACAACCTCATGTTCATGACTGCTAAG TATGGAGACGAGGTTCCTGGACCAGAGATTGAGAATGCCTGGAATGCTTTGGTGTCCAACGAGAGGTGGAGCAACAACTTGAGGATCACCCTGCAGTTCCTTATCAGCCTGTGTGGAGTCAGCAGTGACACCACACTGCTGCCTTAT ATCAAGAAGGTGGTAATCTACTTGTGTCGCAACAACACCATCCAAACTATGGAGGAGCTCctgtttgagctgcagcagaccGACCCAGTCAACCCTGTGGTTCTGCACTGTGACAACCCTCCCTTCTATCGCTTTGCTGCGAGCAACAAAGCCTCCACCTCCCAGACAG GCACCACCTCCAGCAGTAACACTGTGGTGGCTGGTCAGGACAACCTGCCAGACACTGATGAGAGCAAGCTGGTCAGAGAGAGTGAAGAGCG ACGGGCCAGGGCGCACAACAGACTGGAGTCTCGCTACAGCAACAGCTCCGGAGGCTCCTATGAAGATGAAAAGA ATGACCCACTGCCGCCATATGCCGGATGGGTACTGAGTGTTCTGGAGACCAACCATCCTCAGCCGTTACCGATGCCTGTAAACGGAGGCTGCTGGGCACCTCTAGTTGATTACCTTCCAGAAACCATCACACCTAGAGGGCCACTGCATAG GTGTAACATTGCAGTTATTTTTATGACTGAAATGGTCGTGGATCACAGCGTCAGAGAAGACTGGGCTTTACATCTGCCTCTGCTACTGCATGCCCTCTTCTTAG GTCTGGACCACTACAGACCAGAGGTCTACGAACACAGCAAACGTctccttctccacctcctcATTGCTTTGTCCTGCAACAACAACTTCCAG GTGATAGCATCAGTTCTGATGCTGACGAGAGAGATCAGTGACAACAAGACCCTCACCATTAAGTCCAGCTATCACACAGAGTACCAGCAGTCAC ATGCACCTGACTTTCTGCGAGAGTGGCAGGCATCTCCTGTGGTGGACTCCGGACTCAGCTCCACCTCCAACTCATCCTCTGCTAGCCTGGGTGGTGGCAgcactgcaggcagtgttggAAACTTGCCCCTTGTGACACCTGATGACCTGGAGGATCTTGAAGATACACCCAACGAGACAGATGAGAAGACAAACAAACTCATTGAGTTCCTCTCGACCAG TGCCTGGAgtactgtgttgttgttgctcaGAGCATTTGGGCCACTGTGGGTGCATGAGGACATCACACCTAAGAACCCCAACTCCAAGAGCACCGAGCAGCTCTCCAACTTCCTGCGCCATGTCGTCTCTGTCTTCAAGGAGTCCAAGTCAG ACTTCCATCTGGAGCAACAGCTGAGCGATGTGGCCTTACAGACGGCTCTGTGCAGCTCCTCGCGTCACTATGCCGGGCGTTCTTTCCAGATCTTCAGAGCCCTCAAACAACCAATCAACAACCACGCTGTCTCTGACCTCGTCTCACGCCTTGTTGAGGTGgtgggagaacatggagacgaAGTGCAG GGCTATGTGATGGAGGTGCTGTTAACGCTGGAGTCAGTGGTGGTGAATCTAGCAGAGTGTCTGAAAAACAGTGACCTGATGGCAGCTCTTACCAG AACGTCCTCACCAGATTTTGTGACTAGTGACAAACTGATGAACAGAAAGAGCACAGGTCAGCTGAACTTCCCCGGCCCAGGATTTGGTGGTCTTTCATCACAACGCCACCAGCGCTCCTATTCTGTCCCCAAGAAGTTTGGCGAGTGTGGCAACCAGTCGAGTGATCCTCCTCGCAGTGCAACTCTGGATCGCATACAG GCCTGCAACAGTCATGGTCTCGCCCGAATGGGACGAACCCCTGGATCCTGCACGTCGTCGACCAATCGTATTGATCCCAGTGTTCTGTCGGATCCTGCACATGTTTCTCATCCTTCATCAATACTGGCCACAGTTTTCTGGGTGGCGGTGTCACTCATGGAGTCGGACTTTGAGTTTGAATATCAAATGTCACTTCGCCTCGTTCACAAGCTGCTGTCGAAG GTGCCATTAGACAGAGCAGAGAACCGTGAGCGCCTGGAGAAGCTGCAGGCTCAGCTGAGATGGAGCGGATTCTCTGGCATTCAGCAGCTTTTGTTGAAGGGTTTTACCTCCCAAGCCACGTCTGACCTCACCTTACAGCTCTTCTGCCAACTCACACCAGTCTCCCGAGTGCCTGTCGTTGACAGTTCACAGTCTATAG gaTTTCCTCTGAATGTCTTGTGTCTGCTGCCTCACCTGGTGCAGCACTTTGGCCACCCAACGCAGTTCTGTAAGGAGAGCGCTGAGAGGATTGCACAG GTGTGTTTGgtggagaaaaacacaaagctgtCCCATTTAGCTCATGTGATGACTCTCTACAAGACACGCTCCTACACTCGGGACCCTTTCTCCTGGGTCAGTGTGGTTTGCAGATACCTCCATGAAGCCTTCTCTGACATCACACTCAACATGGTCACCTATATGGCCGAG CTGCTGGATAAGGGTCTCCCCAGTATGCAGCAGTCTCTCCTCCAGATCATCTACTGTCTGCTCAGCCACATGGATCTGACTGCTGTACAAGTCAAACAGTTCAATGCTGATGTCATTAAGACCATTGAGAAGTTTGTCCAG ACAATACACTGGAAGGATGCTTTAAACATCTTGAAGCTGGTTGTATCACGCTCTGCCAGCCTAGTTCATCCGGTTTACGGCCACTCACAGGGTGATCTTTCCAACCTTGAAGTCAGCAGAGTGTGGGACGGTTCAGCCAAGGCTCTGCCTGGGAAAACACTGGACTTCACATTTGACATCTCAGAG ACGCCAGTGATTGGACGCCGGTTTGATGAGCTCCAGGGTTCAGGGGGTAGAGAGGGGAAGGCCAGAGTCATGGCTGTAACCCGCAGtacttcctccacctcctccggATCCAATTCTAACACCATCCTGGTTCCTGTCAGCTGGAGACGACCACAATCCTCTCAG AAAAGAACCAGAGAGAAGCTGGTGAATGTCTTATCTCTGTGTGGACAAGAAGTTGGACTCACCAAGAACCCATCG GTAATCTTCTCATCCTGTGGCGACTTGGACATGATGGAGGTGCGGGAGAGTGGCGTGTCTTCTGAAGAGGGTGGTACCAGAGAGGACACATTAGATGACACTGCCAGTGAGCAACAGTTCAGGGTTTTCCGAGACTTTGACTTCCTGGACGTGGAGCTGGAGGACGGAGAG GGCGAGACTGTCGATAACTTTAATTGGGGTGTGCGTCGGCGATCTCTGGACAGCACAGAGCTGGGCGACCTGCTGGAAGAGAGCCAGCACTCAGGCAGCACCCCCAGTTTGGGTCACGAGGACCCCCACGATTCAGACGAGTCCTCCGAAGAAGAGGAGTCTTCAACTAGCCAGAGCCTTTCACATTCTCAGCTT ACTAACCCTTCTCCATCAGAGGAAACCAATCACACGGATTCTCTATCGACTTCTTACGACACATCTGCCGACCCCCAGTCCTTCAATGCCACCACCCCGGGTCAGGGAGTGCTCCACGATGATCACAGTGGCCTACAT GGGAGGGTGTGTGGTGAGGATGAGGACACTCAGGCCCAGGATGACGAACTCTCACTGAGCGCCAACGAGCTCCCTCACGGCTCAGACTGTGGTGAGAGCTTCACTCTGGAGTTGCCAGGACAACCACAGGATCACCCACCGAATCTGAACCGCGGCCTCAACCCAGACTACTGCCAACCTCCGCTGGACTTTCTAGACCCAAACTGTCTGCCCAG CTTACGTGATGATGTAGATGATTTGGAAGACCTTGGGTTTCCTCCTCCCCCATCTCCATTTTTCTCCGCCATCTTGGCAGCCTTCCAACCCATAGTGTGTGACGATGCTGAGGAGGCGTGGCGCTGTCACATCAACCAGCTTGTGACCGACTCGGATGGGTCTTGTGCCGTCTACACTTTTCAAGTCTTCTCATCTCTATTTAAG AACATCCAGGGTAAATTCTGCACTTTGACTACTGATGTTGCCACATACCTTGGTGAGGGATTAAGGGGAATTGGATCAAAGTTTCTCAGGTCCTCGCAGATGCTGACCACATGCTCAGACTGTCCTACGATCTACATTGATGCTGACACC ATCATGTCCTATGGTCTGCTTGAGAAGATGAAGTTCAGTGCGCTGGAGCTGCAGGAGTACCTGGATACGTACAACACCAAAGAGGAGGCTGCCGTATCG tggcTGAGGAACTGTAAGGACACATTTCCCAGGTGCCCCGGTGACAGTGTGGTAACCTGCCAACCTGGAGACTCAGAAGAGAAG CAAATGGAATCTCTTGCA caACTGGAGCTTTGTCAGAGGCTCTACAAGCTGCACTTCCAGCTTCTGCTGCTATTCCAGTCTTACTGCTCGCTCATTGGTCAAGTTCATGCCATCAGCTCTGTGCCTGAG CTGCTGAACATGTCTCGAGAGCTCactgatctgaagaccagcctGCAGGCAGCAGAAGCGGCTGTAGCCAGCGATTTGGAGCACAAACACTTGGCCCACACTCACGCTCATGCCACTCAGGTGGCAGCCATGGTTGTGCCCAGCTTCCCCACCTCGGAGGCAGCTGTGCAGGCCATACTAGAGTGCCTTAAGAACCATGAGTTCACCAAAGCTGTGCGCTACATCCAGGAGTGCAG GAGGCAGTGGCCCCATGGAGTGTTCGGTGGCAGCTCAGAGAGTGAAGTCCAGACGCTGCTCAACGTCTACTTCCGCCACCAGACGCTGGGCCAGACAGGCACCATCGCGCTGGTTGGTTCCCGGCAGGACCTCAGCCTGATCTGCTCCAAGCTGCTGGAGCTCAACGGGGAGATCCGCGACATGATCCGCCGCGCCCAGGGGTACCGGGTCGTCACAACTTACCTCCCCGATTCCAGCGCCTCCGGGACCAGTCTCTGA